From the genome of Medicago truncatula cultivar Jemalong A17 chromosome 2, MtrunA17r5.0-ANR, whole genome shotgun sequence:
GTGCATACTGCATAGTGGTTAAAATCATTCTGTTTACATTTAATTTCAAATCAGAATGATGCTACTCTTATTTTTGTAATGATGCTTTGATTTCTTTGGTTGTTTTACTTGAAATGGCAAAGGATAAGGAGCAAAGCAGTTCAGATTACAGAAGCTGTGTTCCGTCCAATCCGATCCATTCCGATCCAATCCATTCCATTTCATTTCGTTTCATTCCATCAGGTAGCTGTGTTAAGAGTTTTGTTTAGTTATAGTATGAATAACATCAGTGATATTTATAATAGGAGCATTTATGGAAGCTCTATGTGAGTTTTGTGGGGTTGCAAGAGCTGTGGTTTACTGCAAGCCTGATTCCGCTCGTCTATGCTTGCATTGTGATGGGAATGTCCACTCTGCAAATTCTCTGTCTCGCAGGCATCCCCGCTCGCTCCTCTGCGATAAGTGTAATTTCGACTCAGCAATCGTGCGCTGCGTCGATCATAAATTGTCTCTCTGTCAAGTTTGTGATTGGAATACAAATGACTGTTTTGTATTGGGACATAAACATGTGCTACTCACTTTCTACACTGGTTGTCCCTCTTTGGCAGAGTTATCTAAGATTTGGCCACATTTGGTTGATGCAAATTCATCAAATGCTGCTTGGGAATCACCTAGCACTAGTTCTTTGCCTAAAACTGAAAGCAGTTCCGGCCGCGGTCAGCATTTGGAACAGCAACCTGAAAAGAATGGTTTCGTTGGTTTGGCGAATGACAAGTTGGGCGAAGGAGATACGTGTGTCAAATATGAACCTTGGATTGAAAATTCTCCTATTATTCCATCAAATTCAAACTGCACACAATACTACAAAGATcaaccatttttatttaatcaagaCTCAAACCAACAGAAGGTTTTGATTTCGttctaatctttttttattttagttggtGACATATCTGCATACTTTTTtaagtttaagttttttttaggtcTAGACCCTCGTTACTCTCCGAGCCGGGTGGACGCACATAAGGCGGCAAAACTTTTCCAGTGTGCCTATGTTTTCCATTCACAAGACTCGAACATGAGACTGCGTAAAGAGATTCATGCTCACTGCCTCATCGACATAAGTTTTAAATTTAAGATAGCACACCAATGATCGGCATATAATTTGTGTGTTTTATTATTCcgtcatttcaaaatatttatcgTTCCATGTACTTTCAAACATATTCATAGTATTATCACCACACTAATGCTCTCACTCATTTACCAATATGGTGTGACAAAGTTGGCAGCTAACTGAGTTCCTTAAGCATGCGGTCATGAATTCGATTCCTGACCGATGTGTACGGAAGAGCACCTGTTGACTGTTGTGAGAGGTCAGCCCCTTTAATCGATCTCCAATTAGAAGAGTTAGTCTCTAAGCTCATTCACTCATTCAATTTAGTAAAACTAAAGATAACTAGAGACATGAATAAAGTTAAAAATGCATATATGTCatatgtgttttatgtgcttTAGTTTAGACGAGTTAAAGAACGATGAATGATCTGAGCTAAGTATAattgttgataagtgattaatATGCTCATGTTGATATGATTAGTTTAGTAGTAATATGGTAACTGTTGTGCTGAACCAAAattgacaccaaatatttttcttcttttaacacATTAGCTTCAAGGATTCCATGATGTTAAGGATCTAATAATTCATGAGGGGACCAGTCTATGTGAAGGTTTCAATGTGGATGATATTCAATTAAACTTTGAAAGTGCCGACGAAATAATATTTGACTGCTCTCAAACTGCCACAAAATACAACCATGAAGATGGAGGAATAGAATGTCTATTAATGGATAAAAACATTCCAGTCACAAAATGTAGCAGTCACATTGAGACTGCGGTAGAGGTTACCGgttataaaacatttttttaggatttaatttttatacacTGTTAATGTCAAGAGTTTTACACTGTCAGCACATCACAACCAATCATAAATGTGACTTTATAAGTAGTTACGATCAAATTCAAACATGTTTAACAGTTATGATTGATTGACAGTGTAAAACATATTCACACTGACAGTGTATATGAATTAagtctttctattttttttatcattctccTCTCTAAATCTCTTTAGTGAGGTGAAGTGATGTATGAAACTAATTGTCACTCATGTGATTTATTATTAGGCTTCTTCATCAGTTCAACAAGATTGTATGATTTTTCCATCATCAGGGGCTGGTGGATCAACAAATTTGATGCAGGGATTCAACAATAGTGCAAATTGTGCACTTATGCCTCCTAGTTGTAACAGAAGCATGCCTCTAGAATTTCCTCAGAGTCAAACTCATTCAGGCATATCAATTCAATTACCTAACATAAATGGTGAAAGCAATGTTGCTGAACTTCTAGATTGTGGGTTACCTCCAGTGTTTCATCCTGGTGAATCGCATTGGGAATCAAATTTGGAGGGTGCATGTCCTCAAGCAAGGGATAAAGCCAAAATGAGATaccaagagaaaaagaaaactcgAACGTAAGTGCTTTTAACTGTGTATATAcgtatgaaatgatattttgatacAAAATTTGGCAACAAATTTCGATAACAATTTGGATGGTTAATGCAGTTCAAATATGTGATTAATTACGTTCAAAGTATGGTTAACGAACATGCATGTCGAGGTGTCACAACTCATTAACCATCTACAAACATAATTAGCCACGACTTTGAACATCATTAACCACGATTTTCAGGTTTTCATGTATATTTGAACATCATTAACCACAATTTTCAGGTTTTCAAATATATAAGATAtccattaatcatttaaattgtgttcaaatatacatgattttcATGTGCTCAAATGGAATGGAgacaattttattataaaaaatgtataCAACTTTCAAGACTAATATGCCTATTTAAGTTGACATGCATGGATAATCATAGGCTGAAGTCATTAGAAGTGTCTACAAATCTAGAactattttgttattttctttgtttcttcctGCATTATATATAAATGTGTATTGAAGTTTATTCTCTATTGTATAATAATACTGTAAAACATAAATAAGTGAATTAGAGTGCTAACAGTTATTTGGACTGTGTTAACTATCATATGATTCTAAAGTTAACAACTCATCGAGCGTTAACTATCATATGATTCGTAAATTTATAAGTTGACTTGGTACAACAAATCAGGTTTGGTAAGCAAATAAGATATGCGTCTCGCAAAGCAAGGGCTGATACAAGAAAACGTGTGAAAGGTAGATTTGTTAAAGCAGGTGAAGCATATGACTATGATCCTCTTTTGAGCGACCACTAAACATTATCTGCAATCACAAAATTTTCCTTGCAGGATATGATTCTGATTGGTAAGCTAAGGTAGTCCCATTGTGAATACATTGTTTTGTTCATTCTTAATCAAAACACTTTTTGtccaaatttatgaaaaatggaCCAAATTTTAATGCAGCCAGATTATTATTCAAAACTTGACTACTTAGGTGGTTGGTACAGACATGTTAAAGCATTCAACAAGTTAGTATTTAGAAATTTAGATGAAAAATAAGATATAGAAAAGGTTTTGCATTTAGAAATTGCAGAATAAGAGATTTCTTGTATACAAAGATATTGCATTTAGTTATATATAGTAAGTAAAAGAGGTACTACTCTAGTCACAAATATTAGCAGACAAGAAGACATATTTGATGGTCTAAAGTATTAGTAAAATCTTAACAAATTTGACCTTACTCAATGCTACTATTCTCAAATAACCTTCAATAAAACAAGTTCCATACAAAATTAACTGAAAAGAAACGGTATGGTTCTGGATATGTCATTATTTTTTGATTACATcaagaaaattaaacaaatcaaaCCCCGGTTAACCACTATTGCTAATATATGTGAAGTTTGTTATAAGTGAGACGAGTAATGAACACATTGAAATTGCATAACAGTCGATATCATTTCAGAACAAAATATGGAGGGTAAGATAAATACCATTTCATATATCagattatctttaaaaaaactataaaaagagTTGAATTGAATACACTTTTCTCTAGACTACCACCATACCTATACTTGTTGACATTAATATCTAAGTGATGCTAAAAAAATTGAGTGACCAAATTCTGATTTGTTTTCCATTTGCTTCTTCTTTTCTAACAAATAAGATAAAAGTTTGTTTCAATGCATAAAAATTGTTGAAGATATCACACATTTTCCATTCTGAATTTCCACTATATTATTTGCAGACCTACATAGTATTTCTAGCTTGCAGAGGGGAGTCGATGGCGATCCACCCTAAACTTTAACAGGTTAGAATGTATGAATCTCTAAGCTTGTGTGTCTCAAATAAACACAGGCTATAATAAGGAAGAAACGGAGAGCTGGTGTTTGAAAAGCAGACCTTATTTTGTCATTTCTAAGAAGTGATGAACCTTAGTCCTTCACAAACACTACCTTCTCCATCTCAAGATATTGTCCAAGAATAGCAAACCTTATTTTTGATTACTGAGCATTGTCAACTGTTGATTGAGATACATGTTCCTGACTTGCTGGAAGCCACTGTCCACCTGCAGCAACTGTATGCATCTTTGACAACCTTTATACTGCCTCAATTATTTCATATACTGATAGATTACaccattttttatgattattcatAATTGTATAAACATTGATTCATTACaccattttttatgattattcatAATTGTATAAACATTGATTCATTTCCTTCAAGGGAACTTCCtcttaaatatgaaattttattaatctttGCTTGATTGTTTCAAGTAAGAAACTTTACCTTTACTGTTCCAAATTGTTTGCCATTAAATTAAACAGGTCAAATTGTGGTCCACCATATAGACTGTTTGCACCAAAAACATGTGACATCATCGACGCAGGGACACAAACACAGACATTGGAC
Proteins encoded in this window:
- the LOC11417545 gene encoding zinc finger protein CONSTANS-LIKE 12 isoform X4, producing MLLLYFYTSSISLIMSHSIYLACCYYMRFLGVGGFHILGLDKEQSSSDYRSCVPSNPIHSDPIHSISFRFIPSELSKIWPHLVDANSSNAAWESPSTSSLPKTESSSGRGQHLEQQPEKNGFVGLANDKLGEGDTCVKYEPWIENSPIIPSNSNCTQYYKDQPFLFNQDSNQQKLQGFHDVKDLIIHEGTSLCEGFNVDDIQLNFESADEIIFDCSQTATKYNHEDGGIECLLMDKNIPVTKCSSHIETAVEASSSVQQDCMIFPSSGAGGSTNLMQGFNNSANCALMPPSCNRSMPLEFPQSQTHSGISIQLPNINGESNVAELLDCGLPPVFHPGESHWESNLEGACPQARDKAKMRYQEKKKTRTFGKQIRYASRKARADTRKRVKGRFVKAGEAYDYDPLLSDH
- the LOC11417545 gene encoding zinc finger protein CONSTANS-LIKE 12 isoform X2, producing MEALCEFCGVARAVVYCKPDSARLCLHCDGNVHSANSLSRRHPRSLLCDKCNFDSAIVRCVDHKLSLCQVCDWNTNDCFVLGHKHVLLTFYTGCPSLAELSKIWPHLVDANSSNAAWESPSTSSLPKTESSSGRGQHLEQQPEKNGFVGLANDKLGEGDTCVKYEPWIENSPIIPSNSNCTQYYKDQPFLFNQDSNQQKLQGFHDVKDLIIHEGTSLCEGFNVDDIQLNFESADEIIFDCSQTATKYNHEDGGIECLLMDKNIPVTKCSSHIETAASSSVQQDCMIFPSSGAGGSTNLMQGFNNSANCALMPPSCNRSMPLEFPQSQTHSGISIQLPNINGESNVAELLDCGLPPVFHPGESHWESNLEGACPQARDKAKMRYQEKKKTRTFGKQIRYASRKARADTRKRVKGRFVKAGEAYDYDPLLSDH
- the LOC11417545 gene encoding zinc finger protein CONSTANS-LIKE 12 isoform X3 — encoded protein: MLLLYFYTSSISLIMSHSIYLACCYYMQRFLGVGGFHILGLDKEQSSSDYRSCVPSNPIHSDPIHSISFRFIPSELSKIWPHLVDANSSNAAWESPSTSSLPKTESSSGRGQHLEQQPEKNGFVGLANDKLGEGDTCVKYEPWIENSPIIPSNSNCTQYYKDQPFLFNQDSNQQKLQGFHDVKDLIIHEGTSLCEGFNVDDIQLNFESADEIIFDCSQTATKYNHEDGGIECLLMDKNIPVTKCSSHIETAVEASSSVQQDCMIFPSSGAGGSTNLMQGFNNSANCALMPPSCNRSMPLEFPQSQTHSGISIQLPNINGESNVAELLDCGLPPVFHPGESHWESNLEGACPQARDKAKMRYQEKKKTRTFGKQIRYASRKARADTRKRVKGRFVKAGEAYDYDPLLSDH
- the LOC11417545 gene encoding putative zinc finger protein CONSTANS-LIKE 11 isoform X1, whose protein sequence is MEALCEFCGVARAVVYCKPDSARLCLHCDGNVHSANSLSRRHPRSLLCDKCNFDSAIVRCVDHKLSLCQVCDWNTNDCFVLGHKHVLLTFYTGCPSLAELSKIWPHLVDANSSNAAWESPSTSSLPKTESSSGRGQHLEQQPEKNGFVGLANDKLGEGDTCVKYEPWIENSPIIPSNSNCTQYYKDQPFLFNQDSNQQKLQGFHDVKDLIIHEGTSLCEGFNVDDIQLNFESADEIIFDCSQTATKYNHEDGGIECLLMDKNIPVTKCSSHIETAVEASSSVQQDCMIFPSSGAGGSTNLMQGFNNSANCALMPPSCNRSMPLEFPQSQTHSGISIQLPNINGESNVAELLDCGLPPVFHPGESHWESNLEGACPQARDKAKMRYQEKKKTRTFGKQIRYASRKARADTRKRVKGRFVKAGEAYDYDPLLSDH